In Zingiber officinale cultivar Zhangliang chromosome 8B, Zo_v1.1, whole genome shotgun sequence, a single genomic region encodes these proteins:
- the LOC122013571 gene encoding uncharacterized protein LOC122013571, translating to MEEAEHALREMHQGCCGSHAGGRTLAHKGLKVKLDHVEGDWVEELQSILWTYRTTPQESTGLTLFHLVYDNEAVVPIEVEVPSIRRILYDEENAERRLPELDLISETRERTVARLAAYRQRMR from the exons ATGGAAGAGGCGGAGCATGCTTTGCGAGAGATGCATCAGGGGTGTTGCGGCAGTCATGCGGGAGGTCGGACATTAGCTCACAAG GGACTGAAGGTTAAGTTAGACCATGTTGAAGGAGATTGGGTGGAAGAATTGCAAAGCATTCTCTGGACCTACCGTACAACACCTCAGGAGAGCACAGGCCTCACTCTTTTTCATCTAGTCTACGACAATGAAGCGGTGGTACCTATAGAAGTCGAGGTGCCTTCCATTAGGAGGATACTATACGACGAGGAGAATGCTGAGCGGCGACTCCCAGAGTTGGACCTCATCAGTGAAACTCGTGAGCGAACGGTAGCCAGGCTAGCGGCCTATCGACAAAGGATGAGGTAA